A stretch of the Lactuca sativa cultivar Salinas chromosome 9, Lsat_Salinas_v11, whole genome shotgun sequence genome encodes the following:
- the LOC111902199 gene encoding dof zinc finger protein DOF3.6, which produces MVFSSVPPYLDHHNWHHQLQQSNNHGSGGVGGGVSENPNLPPPPPPSQPCGGGGGGGEGLTRPGSMVDRARLAKLPLPEPGLNCPRCDSTNTKFCYFNNYSLTQPRHFCKTCRRYWTRGGALRNVPVGGGCRRNKRSSKSRSSKSPSQSGAPKSLSVSPPRSSSENMTSSSQLHHPPSLHLPFMSSLSQYGGAAGNLSSSIGGFQPPSEIGNFQIGTGSSNHFNNILSIGGNENWRLPNFLPGFEVTNNSSLFNYQNEGVIEAQSSSMVGGDISLKNSRIDTNSQQIDPPVKVEDNRGLNLSRQFLGMLENANQQSWAGNSWAEFSGVSTTTPTTHFL; this is translated from the exons ATGGTTTTCTCATCTGTTCCACCCTATCTTGATCACCACAATTGGCATCATCAG CTTCAGCAATCAAACAATCATGGAAGTGGAGGTGTCGGCGGTGGtgttagtgaaaaccctaatcttccacCTCCACCGCCGCCTTCACAACcttgtggtggtggaggtggaggtggagaaGGATTGACCAGACCAGGATCTATGGTTGATCGAGCTAGGTTAGCCAAGCTACCCTTGCCAGAGCCAGGTCTAAACTGCCCGCGTTGTGATTCCACCAACACCAAATTTTGCTACTTCAACAACTATAGCCTCACTCAGCCTCGACACTTTTGCAAGACGTGCAGGCGTTACTGGACTAGAGGTGGTGCTTTAAGAAATGTTCCTGTTGGTGGTGGTTGTAGGAGAAACAAAAGAAGTAGCAAAAGCAGAAGCTCCAAATCCCCAAGCCAATCAGGCGCGCCTAAATCCCTAAGTGTAAGTCCTCCACGAAGTAGCTCAGAGAATATGACAAGTAGTAGTCAACTCCATCATCCACCTTCACTTCACTTGCCCTTCATGAGTTCTCTTAGTCAATATGGAGGTGCTGCTGGCAATCTTAGCTCCAGTATTGGTGGATTTCAGCCTCCAAGTGAAATCGGAAATTTTCAAATAGGAACTGGTAGTAGCAATCATTTCAACAACATTCTATCAATTGGAGGGAATGAGAATTGGAGACTGCCTAATTTCTTGCCTGGATTTGAGGTAACCAACAATTCTAGTCTATTTAACTATCAAAATGAAGGTGTCATCGAAGCACAATCATCTTCAATGGTTGGAGGAGACATAAGTTTAAAGAATTCCAGGATCGATACTAATTCTCAGCAGATTGATCCCCCGGTGAAGGTAGAAGACAATCGAGGCTTAAATTTATCAAGGCAGTTTTTGGGTATGTTGGAAAATGCCAACCAACAATCATGGGCTGGAAATTCCTGGGCAGAATTTTCTGGTGTCAGCACGACTACTCCCACTACACATTTCCTATGA